A region from the Microcella frigidaquae genome encodes:
- a CDS encoding BglII/BstYI family type II restriction endonuclease — MDLTHSYKEVFSEPLLGKYTWLETRNAAAIMGASNSALLTDLSDVLSEFFLYDTDILVAGGNRGPVAIRLDTAFFERGWSAVRVNTEFRLVGQKKKTLTSRAYEENFLATTVSNDGFEVDNMKGRVAIDVEWNAKDGNLDRDLAAYRALYDLGLIDLGVIITRDHQGIRELAGQELGSEDAFRRLGTTTTTNMVKLEPRITRGDAGGCPILAIGITKSTWAGLGVVAPALDVAVELADHGDEGAE; from the coding sequence ATGGATCTGACTCACTCCTACAAGGAAGTCTTCTCCGAGCCGCTGCTTGGCAAGTACACCTGGCTCGAGACACGCAATGCGGCGGCGATCATGGGTGCGAGCAACTCAGCCCTGCTGACAGACCTCTCGGATGTGCTGTCAGAGTTCTTCCTCTACGACACGGACATCCTGGTTGCAGGGGGCAATCGCGGGCCCGTCGCGATTCGACTCGATACTGCGTTCTTCGAACGGGGCTGGAGTGCAGTTCGCGTCAACACCGAGTTCAGGCTTGTGGGGCAGAAGAAAAAGACCTTAACCAGTCGGGCTTACGAGGAGAACTTTCTCGCGACCACAGTGAGTAACGACGGCTTCGAGGTAGACAACATGAAGGGCCGGGTAGCGATTGATGTTGAGTGGAACGCCAAAGACGGGAACCTTGACCGTGATCTCGCTGCGTATCGGGCGCTCTATGACTTAGGGCTGATCGATCTGGGTGTGATCATCACCAGGGATCACCAAGGAATACGCGAACTTGCTGGTCAGGAACTCGGCAGCGAGGACGCCTTTAGGCGGCTAGGCACCACGACCACCACCAACATGGTCAAGCTTGAGCCACGGATTACTCGGGGAGACGCTGGCGGGTGCCCAATCCTCGCGATTGGAATCACGAAGTCGACCTGGGCGGGACTCGGGGTTGTTGCCCCTGCCCTTGATGTTGCCGTCGAGTTGGCTGACCACGGCGATGAAGGCGCGGAGTGA